Proteins from one Terriglobales bacterium genomic window:
- a CDS encoding LemA family protein, whose translation MVLIAMGFLVVLLGMAVVVVLWAIAVYNTLIAMRNTVDKEWSDIDILLKQRYDELPKLVETCKGYMAHERGTFEAITKARAAVAQAGTPAQRMEAENQITGALKTLFAVAENYPELKANQNFLQLQGRVTGLESDIARRRDEFNEAANFYNIRIAQVPDMIVARFLGFVKRDLFQAAAAEREDVKISFAQS comes from the coding sequence ATGGTCTTGATCGCGATGGGATTCCTGGTGGTGCTGTTGGGGATGGCGGTGGTGGTGGTGCTGTGGGCCATCGCCGTATACAACACCCTGATCGCCATGCGCAACACGGTGGACAAGGAGTGGTCAGACATCGACATCCTGCTGAAGCAGCGCTATGACGAACTGCCCAAGCTGGTGGAAACCTGCAAGGGCTACATGGCCCACGAGCGCGGCACCTTCGAAGCCATCACCAAGGCGCGCGCGGCCGTGGCCCAGGCCGGCACGCCCGCCCAGCGCATGGAAGCGGAAAACCAGATCACGGGCGCGCTCAAGACTTTGTTCGCCGTGGCGGAGAACTATCCGGAGCTGAAGGCCAACCAGAATTTCCTGCAGTTGCAGGGACGCGTGACCGGGCTGGAGTCGGACATCGCGCGCCGCCGCGACGAGTTCAACGAGGCCGCGAACTTCTACAACATCCGCATCGCGCAGGTGCCGGACATGATCGTGGCCCGCTTCCTGGGCTTCGTGAAGCGCGACCTGTTCCAGGCGGCCGCGGCCGAGCGAGAGGACGTGAAGATCAGCTTCGCGCAGTCCTGA
- a CDS encoding MqnA/MqnD/SBP family protein, which translates to HEGQLTYAKAGLHRIVDLGKWWLETTGLPLPLGGNAIRRSLGVETIRMVSAAIKGSIQYALDHREQALEYAMQFARELDPDSANKFVGMYVNERTLDYGEEGREAVRRLLDMGHRAGIIPHEAKVEFLG; encoded by the coding sequence CCACGAAGGGCAGCTCACCTACGCCAAGGCCGGGCTGCATCGCATTGTGGACCTGGGGAAATGGTGGCTCGAAACCACCGGCCTGCCGCTGCCCCTGGGCGGCAACGCTATCCGGCGCTCGCTGGGCGTGGAGACCATCCGAATGGTCTCGGCGGCCATCAAGGGCAGCATTCAGTACGCGCTCGACCATCGCGAGCAGGCGCTGGAATACGCCATGCAGTTCGCCCGCGAACTGGACCCGGATTCGGCCAACAAGTTCGTGGGCATGTACGTGAACGAACGCACGCTGGATTACGGCGAGGAAGGCCGCGAAGCCGTGCGCCGCCTGCTGGACATGGGTCACCGGGCAGGCATCATCCCGCACGAGGCGAAGGTGGAGTTTCTAGGTTAG
- a CDS encoding PilZ domain-containing protein, translating into MTGPQERRKFERVAIPESSGVFAADARGKRAGTVKMLGRGGMHLDTTRRWPVGAKRLLVITDEREGIRRRVHTVVRYAGSTGVGLEFEKLTSEAAVEIGVIIGRYYTQPGGPS; encoded by the coding sequence ATGACCGGTCCCCAGGAACGACGCAAGTTCGAGCGCGTGGCCATTCCGGAGTCGTCGGGCGTGTTCGCCGCGGACGCGCGTGGCAAGCGCGCCGGCACAGTGAAGATGCTGGGCCGCGGCGGCATGCACCTGGACACCACGCGCCGCTGGCCGGTGGGCGCCAAGCGCCTCCTGGTGATTACCGACGAGCGCGAGGGCATCCGCCGCAGGGTACACACCGTGGTGCGCTATGCCGGCAGCACGGGCGTGGGGTTGGAGTTCGAAAAACTCACTTCGGAGGCCGCCGTCGAGATCGGGGTCATCATCGGGCGGTACTACACGCAGCCGGGCGGCCCGTCCTAA
- a CDS encoding HAD family hydrolase, whose translation MSAAADIPSPQTLLIDADDTLWENNKYFERAIANFISFLNHHEYTAGQVREVLNDVERECIVKHGYGLHSFAHALVDTFERLSLEPLTPGLQETIRGFAHTIAEHPVEIIAGVPETLEYLTARHHLILMTKGDLTEQSGKIERSGLKPFFAAVEIVLEKDEATYRSTAEKYGLEPDVTWMVGNSPRSDINPSLSAGLNAVFVPHDNTWILEHEEVNQPTDSNRLLVVERFTDLRRHF comes from the coding sequence ATGAGTGCCGCAGCTGACATCCCTTCTCCTCAGACCCTGCTCATCGACGCCGATGACACGCTGTGGGAGAACAACAAGTACTTCGAGCGGGCTATCGCCAACTTCATCAGTTTCCTCAATCACCACGAGTACACGGCCGGGCAGGTGCGCGAAGTGCTCAACGACGTGGAGCGCGAGTGCATCGTGAAGCACGGCTACGGGTTGCACAGCTTCGCGCATGCCCTGGTGGACACCTTTGAGCGGCTGTCGCTGGAGCCGCTGACACCCGGCCTGCAGGAGACCATCCGCGGCTTCGCCCACACCATCGCCGAGCATCCGGTGGAGATCATCGCCGGGGTGCCGGAAACGCTCGAGTACCTCACCGCGCGCCATCACCTGATCCTGATGACCAAGGGCGACCTGACCGAACAGTCGGGCAAGATCGAGCGCTCCGGGCTCAAGCCGTTTTTCGCGGCAGTGGAGATCGTGCTGGAAAAGGACGAGGCCACGTATCGCAGCACGGCGGAAAAGTATGGCCTGGAACCGGACGTCACCTGGATGGTGGGCAACAGCCCGCGGTCGGACATCAATCCCTCGCTTTCGGCCGGGCTCAATGCCGTGTTCGTGCCCCACGACAACACCTGGATCCTGGAACACGAGGAGGTGAATCAGCCCACGGACAGCAATCGCCTGTTGGTGGTGGAGCGCTTCACGGATTTGCGCCGGCACTTTTAG
- a CDS encoding LemA family protein yields the protein MVTTTVVGGFFFLLVAGLILYFITVYNSLISIRNECDRAWSNIDVLLKQRHDELPKLVETCKGYMQYERQTLENVVQARTAWLNATTVHQKLQANQQTAGALKTLFAVAEKYPDLKANQNFLQLQARISQLESHIADRRELYNDAVNTFNIRIAQLPDVFIASMLAYTRKPLFVATETERADVSVAM from the coding sequence ATGGTCACCACCACCGTCGTCGGCGGTTTCTTTTTCCTGCTGGTCGCCGGGCTGATTCTCTACTTCATCACCGTCTACAACAGCCTGATATCGATCCGCAACGAGTGCGACCGGGCCTGGTCGAACATCGACGTGCTGCTAAAGCAGCGGCACGACGAACTGCCGAAGCTGGTGGAGACCTGCAAGGGCTACATGCAATACGAGCGGCAGACGCTTGAAAATGTGGTGCAGGCGCGCACGGCCTGGCTCAACGCCACCACCGTACATCAAAAATTGCAGGCCAACCAGCAGACCGCCGGAGCGCTGAAGACGCTGTTCGCGGTGGCGGAGAAGTATCCCGACCTGAAGGCCAACCAGAACTTCCTGCAGTTGCAGGCGCGCATCAGCCAGCTCGAATCGCACATCGCCGACCGGCGCGAGCTGTACAACGACGCCGTCAACACCTTCAATATCCGCATCGCACAGCTTCCGGATGTGTTCATCGCCAGTATGCTGGCCTACACTCGCAAGCCTTTGTTCGTCGCCACGGAGACAGAGCGGGCGGACGTGAGCGTGGCCATGTAG
- a CDS encoding GIDE domain-containing protein, whose amino-acid sequence MSDDRDIFYAAIGAGFGAYTFFKGFQILRNKRLVENTPTSKCRSIALGLAEVQGKATGDTWFTSPLAEVRCYCSQLKIERYEKRGKSSRWVTVHERQNMVPFFVEDETGRVRVNPQGAELDLSPDLEYENESGIVNWLKQAFRNDPAEGLAGRPIEERFRSYCARQGVSYSGPMRFSERNLCPDGPVYVLGMANEVRGEQDENLRVVIEKGKHHPWFFIAESSQKEVLQKLARNVWLYVFGGGALFLACLGWLVARLTNL is encoded by the coding sequence ATGTCCGACGACAGAGATATTTTCTATGCCGCGATCGGCGCCGGCTTCGGCGCCTACACCTTCTTCAAGGGCTTCCAAATCCTGCGCAACAAGCGGCTGGTAGAAAACACCCCGACGTCGAAGTGCCGTTCCATCGCCCTGGGCCTGGCGGAAGTGCAGGGCAAGGCCACCGGCGATACCTGGTTCACCAGCCCGCTGGCCGAGGTGCGCTGCTACTGCTCGCAGCTCAAGATCGAACGCTATGAGAAGCGCGGCAAGAGTTCGCGCTGGGTCACCGTACACGAGCGACAGAACATGGTGCCCTTCTTCGTGGAGGATGAAACCGGGCGGGTGCGGGTGAACCCGCAGGGCGCTGAACTGGACCTCTCTCCGGACCTGGAGTACGAGAACGAGAGCGGCATCGTGAACTGGCTGAAGCAGGCGTTCCGCAACGACCCGGCGGAGGGATTGGCAGGCCGCCCGATCGAGGAGCGCTTCCGCAGCTACTGCGCGCGCCAGGGCGTTTCCTACTCGGGACCCATGCGCTTCTCGGAGCGGAACCTGTGCCCGGACGGGCCCGTGTATGTCCTGGGAATGGCCAACGAGGTCCGCGGCGAACAGGACGAGAACCTGCGAGTGGTGATCGAGAAGGGCAAGCACCATCCCTGGTTCTTCATCGCCGAATCCAGCCAGAAGGAAGTCCTGCAGAAGCTGGCGCGCAACGTGTGGCTCTATGTGTTCGGCGGCGGCGCGCTGTTCCTGGCTTGCCTGGGATGGCTGGTGGCGCGCCTGACAAACCTGTAA